From Streptomyces yatensis, one genomic window encodes:
- a CDS encoding methyltransferase domain-containing protein gives MCADTSTTAYWDAAAADFDDEPDHGLRDPAVREAWAARLRGWLPERAGDVLDLGCGTGSLALLAAERGHRVTGVDRSPRMVELARAKLAGTGAAVLVGDAAEPPVGEGRFDVVLVRHLLWMLPDRQAVLRRWVRLLRPGGRLVLIEGRWGECDPVGLPAAELSALVGPVTERLSVEQLAPDAALWGRAVRDERYALVADLAPARRHTEIVDVHLILRRGGEVLLARRANTGYADGLLHAPSGHVEDGEDVRAAMLRETAEEIGLTLGPDEVRVVLVLQHKAPTGAARTGWFFEAELGEGGRQPVNREPEKCSELGWFPLDALPDDMVAYCRAGLEAYRAGHRFALHWHEPDDPIAYAPEGPDRLTPL, from the coding sequence GCCGTGCGGGAGGCGTGGGCCGCGCGGTTGCGGGGGTGGCTGCCCGAGCGGGCGGGGGATGTGCTGGACCTGGGCTGTGGCACGGGGAGCCTCGCGCTGCTCGCGGCCGAGCGGGGGCACCGGGTGACGGGGGTCGATCGCTCGCCGCGGATGGTCGAGCTGGCGCGGGCGAAGCTGGCCGGGACGGGGGCCGCCGTGCTCGTCGGGGACGCGGCGGAGCCGCCCGTGGGGGAGGGGCGCTTCGATGTCGTCCTGGTCCGGCATCTGCTGTGGATGCTGCCGGACCGGCAGGCGGTGCTGCGCCGATGGGTCCGGCTGCTGCGGCCGGGTGGGCGGCTGGTGCTGATCGAGGGGCGGTGGGGCGAGTGCGATCCCGTCGGGCTCCCCGCCGCCGAGCTGTCCGCGTTGGTCGGGCCGGTGACGGAGCGGCTGTCGGTCGAGCAGCTCGCGCCGGACGCGGCGCTGTGGGGGCGGGCCGTGCGTGACGAGCGGTATGCCCTGGTGGCCGACCTCGCACCGGCCCGGCGCCATACCGAGATCGTGGACGTCCATCTGATCCTGCGCCGCGGGGGCGAGGTGCTGCTCGCCCGCCGTGCCAACACCGGCTATGCGGACGGGCTGCTGCACGCCCCGTCCGGGCATGTCGAGGACGGCGAGGACGTCCGCGCCGCCATGCTCCGCGAGACGGCCGAGGAGATCGGCCTCACCCTGGGCCCGGACGAGGTGCGGGTCGTCCTCGTGCTGCAGCACAAGGCGCCCACGGGGGCGGCCCGTACGGGGTGGTTCTTCGAGGCGGAGCTCGGGGAGGGCGGGCGGCAGCCCGTCAACCGGGAGCCGGAGAAGTGCTCCGAGCTCGGCTGGTTCCCGCTGGACGCGCTGCCGGACGACATGGTGGCGTACTGCCGCGCCGGTCTCGAGGCGTACCGCGCGGGCCACCGCTTCGCCCTCCACTGGCATGAGCCGGACGACCCGATCGCGTATGCCCCGGAGGGCCCCGACCGGCTGACCCCGCTCTGA
- a CDS encoding polysaccharide biosynthesis C-terminal domain-containing protein — protein MSDTTTRVEERTAAAERPSDGRSGERGLLFRNAYALMLNTGISAVLGLGFWLAAARYYAEDAVGQGSAAIAAMKLLAGLTAVTLTGALARFIPVAGRTTGRLVFSTYAASSVVVALAAVVFLLTLNTWGPSYRFLHGPLHGLGFMVAVVGWSLLTLQDGVLTGLRSAFWVPVGNTVFSAAKLVLLVAFAPAIPTAGVFVSWVASIAVSVLPLGWLVFRRLVPRHITATEGRARPAGYREMGRFLAGDYTGSLFSLVVVYAVPVIVASQVSAADNAYFYITTTIGGTTNLLAINMGSSLTVEGSHDPARLAENCRAALRRMARIMIPVCLFLFVFAPQILGVFGDGYAEAAAPLLRWFAVGAALRVVIEVYFAVLRAQSRTSGLAVLQGLLCVLVLGLTLLLLPRMGLTGAGVAEISSLSVIAAIAAVRLRRVLKGHDGAAAPKPPSASASASPLPLHSTAPDGDLADLAVYGDRRREYAGHYGTRWALRAALDTDTLALGVRMHFPATDPARDEAQKRRWDKRYGTPPPETPPPARATETASAGTTHPTPGDAHSGADDRWPVLSAGLPGSADNASDTGRGASPGGPVAAARDGGQGRGPSRGLPAAATVDGADPGHVRPDAGGTEHPTGAPRRARNGSAPDLLGPADDPDDDADPADDPDDDAGPAGASRAEADGGPRIQAAGTAAGTGAPKDRWPVLKPRPLGAAVPRRGQPGADRDPAERSEAARRWPVIAPPHGGPTDRGANTSQARSGAGGLRSGGVPLEHTATEPGTNRASKQSPTERGADPASERTTTGPRTDPAPPSATDATAQSAQRQGLAAADPAEQQQGHGAARPDQPAQPGSAGPTMPRTGRKGAAALWGVAAIGLALYWVPLLRMGDGDLDRMGGLGLVSVLPRATLLGAALLIAAFAGALRLARPRRALLTVVLLATVVSLHAVPAVLEAQPRFPTAWQHLGFLDYIGRTGHAVPDLDARWSWPGFFAGAAFLAQAAGVDDLSEVLRWWPTLLQLLCLAPLMVLLRALRASWRAKWTAVWLFALCGWVGQDYFSPQGFTYLLYLVFVAVLLVWFREPRVLSGKRRPGEAEVTAATPAQRTALLGLLIVLFAASVSAHQLTPFVMLGVVSALVLLRRSNLYGLPLLCGVMVAVWVGFLAEPYWSGHWDELFGGVGGVGGNVSSSVSGRIEGGSSVHQLVLYVRVALAGGVLALACWGVLRRRAAGFTERSLLVLTFVPFLGFGMQSYGGEMALRVFMFALPGACVLGALAVFPRVGADRARLGPVAALLAGLTLMSGFLVARWGNETFERVRPGEVAAMEYVYAHDRPTVRVLWMSDDPINNVTPAMPWGARDMERVLYEPTLAPRDPVLVGSLVTALREAGPHSCLMVGRGQSVYLTLDSGYDEHWQERLRRSLDQRAELRRVFGNDDAALYELKRPPSGPVAEPAPGPAGPLITWTPWSVVGALAAVALMLLLAAREVVRVAVRPSVRRLHWLQGSFWFALPLLVVVVAALVRRFVTMA, from the coding sequence TTGTCCGACACGACCACCCGGGTGGAGGAGCGGACGGCCGCCGCCGAGCGGCCGTCCGACGGCCGGAGCGGCGAGCGCGGCTTGCTGTTCCGCAACGCCTACGCGCTGATGCTCAACACGGGCATCTCCGCGGTCCTCGGCCTCGGCTTCTGGCTGGCCGCCGCCCGCTACTACGCGGAGGACGCGGTCGGCCAGGGCTCGGCGGCCATCGCCGCGATGAAGCTTCTGGCGGGGCTCACCGCGGTCACCCTGACGGGCGCGCTGGCCCGTTTCATCCCGGTCGCCGGGCGGACGACGGGCCGGCTGGTGTTCAGCACCTACGCGGCCAGTTCGGTGGTCGTGGCGCTGGCCGCGGTGGTCTTCCTGCTCACGCTCAACACCTGGGGGCCGTCGTACCGCTTTCTGCACGGCCCGCTCCACGGCCTCGGCTTCATGGTCGCGGTCGTGGGCTGGTCGCTGCTGACTCTCCAGGACGGGGTGCTGACCGGGCTGCGCAGCGCGTTCTGGGTGCCGGTGGGCAATACGGTCTTCTCGGCGGCAAAGCTGGTGCTGCTCGTCGCGTTCGCCCCGGCGATCCCGACCGCCGGGGTGTTCGTGTCCTGGGTCGCCTCGATCGCGGTGTCCGTACTGCCGCTGGGCTGGCTGGTGTTCCGCCGTCTGGTGCCCCGGCACATCACGGCGACGGAGGGGAGGGCGCGGCCCGCGGGCTATCGGGAGATGGGCCGCTTCCTCGCCGGGGACTACACCGGGTCGCTGTTCTCGCTCGTGGTGGTCTACGCCGTGCCGGTGATCGTCGCCTCGCAGGTCAGCGCGGCCGACAACGCGTACTTCTACATCACGACCACCATCGGCGGCACCACCAATCTGCTGGCCATCAACATGGGTTCGTCGCTGACCGTCGAGGGCTCGCACGATCCGGCCCGGCTCGCCGAGAACTGCCGGGCGGCGCTGCGGCGGATGGCCCGCATCATGATCCCGGTCTGTCTCTTCCTCTTCGTCTTCGCCCCCCAGATCCTCGGGGTCTTCGGCGACGGTTACGCGGAGGCGGCCGCACCGCTGCTGCGCTGGTTCGCGGTGGGCGCGGCGCTGCGGGTGGTCATCGAGGTGTACTTCGCGGTGTTGCGGGCGCAGAGCCGCACGTCGGGGCTGGCGGTGTTGCAGGGGCTGTTGTGTGTGCTGGTGCTGGGGCTGACGTTGCTGCTGCTGCCGCGGATGGGGCTGACGGGGGCGGGGGTCGCGGAGATCTCCAGTCTGTCGGTGATCGCGGCGATCGCGGCGGTGCGGCTGCGCCGGGTGCTCAAGGGGCACGATGGGGCTGCCGCCCCGAAGCCGCCGTCCGCCTCCGCCTCCGCGTCCCCGCTGCCGCTGCACAGCACCGCACCCGACGGCGATCTCGCGGACCTCGCGGTCTACGGCGACCGCCGCCGCGAGTACGCGGGCCACTACGGCACCCGTTGGGCCCTGCGCGCCGCCCTCGACACGGACACGCTGGCGCTCGGCGTCCGTATGCACTTCCCCGCCACGGATCCGGCCCGTGACGAGGCGCAGAAACGCCGCTGGGACAAGCGCTACGGGACACCGCCCCCGGAAACGCCGCCCCCGGCCCGGGCCACCGAAACAGCCTCCGCCGGGACCACCCACCCGACGCCCGGTGACGCCCACTCGGGCGCGGACGACCGGTGGCCGGTGCTGAGTGCCGGACTCCCGGGGTCGGCTGACAACGCCTCCGATACGGGACGGGGAGCGAGTCCCGGCGGCCCCGTGGCCGCCGCCCGCGACGGCGGCCAGGGCAGAGGCCCGAGTCGCGGGCTCCCGGCGGCGGCCACGGTCGACGGCGCGGACCCCGGGCACGTTCGACCCGACGCGGGCGGCACGGAACACCCGACCGGCGCACCCCGCAGGGCACGGAACGGCTCGGCCCCCGACCTCCTCGGCCCCGCCGACGACCCGGACGACGACGCCGACCCCGCCGACGACCCGGACGACGACGCCGGCCCCGCCGGAGCCTCCCGGGCGGAGGCGGACGGCGGGCCGCGTATCCAAGCCGCCGGTACGGCCGCTGGTACGGGCGCTCCCAAGGACCGGTGGCCGGTGCTGAAGCCCAGGCCCCTGGGGGCGGCTGTTCCGAGGCGCGGGCAGCCCGGTGCGGACCGCGATCCGGCCGAGCGCTCCGAGGCCGCGCGGCGGTGGCCGGTCATTGCCCCGCCGCACGGCGGGCCGACCGACCGGGGCGCCAACACGTCGCAGGCACGGAGTGGGGCGGGTGGGTTGCGATCGGGGGGCGTGCCCTTGGAACACACCGCGACCGAACCGGGGACGAACCGAGCCTCGAAGCAGAGCCCGACCGAACGGGGAGCGGACCCGGCCTCGGAGCGGACCACGACCGGGCCGAGGACGGACCCGGCCCCACCGTCCGCCACCGACGCCACCGCCCAATCGGCACAGCGACAGGGCCTAGCCGCCGCCGATCCCGCAGAACAGCAACAGGGCCATGGGGCCGCACGGCCGGACCAGCCGGCCCAACCGGGCTCGGCAGGGCCCACCATGCCGCGGACCGGCCGGAAGGGCGCAGCGGCCCTATGGGGTGTCGCGGCCATCGGGCTCGCCCTCTACTGGGTGCCGCTGCTGCGCATGGGGGACGGCGATCTCGACCGTATGGGCGGGCTCGGGCTCGTCTCGGTTCTCCCCCGGGCCACCCTCCTCGGTGCCGCGCTGCTCATCGCCGCCTTCGCCGGTGCGCTCCGGCTCGCGCGGCCCCGTCGCGCCCTGCTGACCGTCGTGCTCCTCGCGACCGTCGTCTCGCTGCACGCCGTGCCCGCCGTGCTGGAGGCGCAGCCGAGGTTCCCGACCGCGTGGCAGCATCTGGGGTTCCTGGACTACATCGGCCGGACCGGTCACGCCGTGCCCGATCTCGACGCGCGCTGGAGCTGGCCGGGTTTCTTCGCGGGGGCGGCGTTCCTGGCCCAGGCCGCCGGGGTGGACGATCTCTCCGAGGTGCTGCGCTGGTGGCCGACGCTCCTCCAGTTGCTCTGTCTCGCACCGCTGATGGTGCTGTTGCGCGCCCTGCGGGCGAGCTGGCGGGCGAAGTGGACCGCGGTGTGGCTGTTCGCGCTCTGCGGCTGGGTGGGCCAGGACTACTTCTCGCCGCAGGGGTTCACCTACCTCCTCTACCTCGTCTTCGTCGCCGTCCTTCTGGTGTGGTTCCGCGAACCCCGGGTGCTGTCCGGTAAGCGGCGGCCGGGCGAGGCGGAGGTGACGGCGGCCACGCCCGCCCAGCGCACGGCGCTGCTGGGCCTGCTGATCGTGCTCTTCGCGGCGTCCGTGTCGGCCCATCAGCTGACCCCGTTCGTGATGCTCGGCGTGGTGAGCGCCCTGGTGCTGCTGCGCCGGTCGAATCTGTACGGGCTGCCGCTGCTGTGCGGGGTGATGGTGGCCGTATGGGTGGGATTCCTGGCCGAGCCGTACTGGTCGGGCCACTGGGACGAGCTGTTCGGCGGGGTCGGCGGGGTGGGCGGCAATGTGTCCTCGTCCGTCTCCGGCCGGATCGAGGGCGGCAGCAGCGTGCACCAGCTGGTGCTCTACGTCCGGGTGGCGCTGGCGGGCGGGGTGCTGGCGCTGGCCTGCTGGGGGGTGCTGCGGCGGCGCGCCGCCGGGTTCACCGAGCGGTCGCTGCTGGTGCTGACCTTCGTGCCGTTCCTGGGCTTCGGCATGCAGAGCTACGGCGGTGAGATGGCGCTGCGCGTCTTCATGTTCGCGCTGCCGGGCGCCTGTGTGCTCGGCGCGCTGGCGGTCTTCCCCCGGGTGGGCGCGGACCGCGCGCGGCTGGGTCCGGTGGCCGCGCTGCTGGCCGGGCTGACCCTGATGTCCGGGTTCCTGGTGGCGCGCTGGGGCAATGAGACGTTCGAGCGGGTGCGGCCGGGCGAGGTGGCGGCGATGGAGTACGTCTACGCCCATGACCGGCCGACCGTACGGGTGCTGTGGATGAGCGATGACCCCATCAACAACGTCACCCCCGCGATGCCATGGGGCGCCCGCGACATGGAGCGGGTCCTCTACGAGCCCACCCTGGCCCCGCGCGATCCGGTGCTGGTCGGCAGCCTGGTCACGGCGCTGCGCGAGGCCGGGCCGCACTCCTGTCTGATGGTGGGCCGCGGCCAGTCCGTGTATCTCACGCTCGACTCCGGCTATGACGAGCACTGGCAGGAGCGGCTGCGGCGCTCCCTGGACCAGCGCGCCGAGCTGCGCCGGGTGTTCGGCAACGACGACGCGGCGCTGTACGAGCTGAAGCGGCCGCCGAGCGGCCCGGTCGCGGAGCCCGCGCCGGGGCCGGCCGGTCCGCTGATCACCTGGACGCCCTGGTCGGTGGTGGGGGCGTTGGCGGCGGTGGCGCTGATGCTGCTGCTGGCGGCGCGCGAGGTGGTGCGGGTGGCGGTGCGGCCGAGCGTACGGCGGCTGCACTGGCTGCAGGGCTCGTTCTGGTTCGCGCTGCCGCTGCTGGTCGTGGTGGTGGCGGCGCTGGTGCGGCGCTTTGTGACGATGGCGTAG
- a CDS encoding GntR family transcriptional regulator: MALQITVDQDAATAPFEQIRARIADLARSGELPVGYKLPTVRGFAEELGLAANTVAKAYRALEADGVIETRGRHGTFIAAAGDAARRQAAEAAQTYVQRARRLGLDRAAALAAVEDALRAGYGEPA; encoded by the coding sequence GTGGCCTTGCAGATCACCGTCGACCAGGACGCGGCGACCGCCCCCTTCGAGCAGATCCGCGCGCGGATCGCCGACCTGGCCCGCTCCGGCGAGCTTCCCGTGGGCTACAAACTGCCCACCGTGCGCGGCTTCGCCGAGGAGCTGGGGCTGGCGGCGAACACCGTCGCCAAGGCGTACCGCGCCCTGGAGGCGGACGGTGTGATCGAGACCCGCGGCCGCCACGGCACCTTCATCGCGGCGGCGGGCGACGCGGCCCGGCGCCAGGCCGCCGAGGCGGCCCAGACCTATGTCCAGCGGGCACGCCGCCTAGGTCTGGACCGTGCGGCCGCCCTCGCCGCCGTCGAGGACGCCCTGCGGGCCGGCTACGGAGAGCCCGCCTGA
- a CDS encoding TetR/AcrR family transcriptional regulator, whose translation MNDNDRDAGRAARPKRADARRNEMALLEAAAAVFVTSGVEAPIRDIAAKAGVGTATIYRHFPTRADLIVAVYRHQVEALAEAGPALRATSETPHAALGRWIDLFVDFLVTKHGLAAVLQSDDPCFDPLHSYFLDRLLPVCTQLLDAAAAAGEIRSGQDAYELMRGVGSLCAGAGADPRYDTRHLVELLIAGLRRPH comes from the coding sequence GTGAACGACAACGATCGAGACGCGGGGCGCGCGGCCCGGCCCAAGCGGGCGGACGCGCGGCGCAACGAGATGGCCTTGCTCGAAGCGGCCGCCGCGGTCTTCGTCACCTCGGGCGTCGAAGCGCCGATACGCGATATCGCGGCCAAGGCCGGGGTCGGCACGGCCACGATCTACCGCCACTTCCCGACGCGGGCGGATCTCATCGTCGCCGTCTACCGGCACCAGGTCGAGGCCCTCGCCGAGGCCGGTCCGGCCCTGCGGGCGACCAGCGAGACCCCGCACGCCGCCCTGGGGCGCTGGATCGATCTCTTTGTCGACTTCCTGGTCACCAAGCACGGGCTCGCGGCCGTGCTGCAGTCCGACGACCCCTGCTTCGACCCCCTGCACTCCTACTTCCTCGACCGGCTCCTGCCCGTATGCACCCAGCTCCTCGACGCCGCGGCCGCCGCGGGCGAGATCCGCTCCGGCCAGGACGCCTACGAGCTCATGCGCGGCGTCGGCAGTCTCTGCGCGGGCGCCGGTGCCGACCCCCGCTACGACACACGTCACCTGGTCGAGCTGCTCATCGCGGGGCTGCGGCGACCGCACTGA
- a CDS encoding polysaccharide deacetylase family protein: MYHAVANAPARATRGLSVAPDAFAEQMALLGERGFTPVSCARLADAWRGGATLPPRPVVVTFDDGYEGVHRHALPVLAHHGFEATLFAATGWLRGPHQAAGALDLMLDWGQVRELAGTGVEIGAHSHTHPQLDQLSDTRLWFEVAHCRDLLTAELGRPPVSFAYPYGYSSRRVRRVVRSAGFGVSLAVGNALAARGQGPYALRRVTVRRTTGIEEFERLVSGRAIGRGFAKDRALTKGYAMVRRSRQLSRQVLRKVT; encoded by the coding sequence ATGTATCACGCCGTGGCCAACGCCCCCGCGCGGGCCACCCGTGGGCTGTCCGTAGCGCCGGATGCGTTCGCCGAGCAGATGGCTCTGCTCGGCGAACGCGGCTTCACCCCGGTCAGCTGCGCCCGGCTGGCCGACGCCTGGCGCGGCGGCGCCACGCTGCCGCCCAGACCCGTGGTGGTCACCTTCGACGACGGCTACGAGGGCGTGCACCGCCACGCCCTCCCCGTCCTCGCCCACCACGGCTTCGAGGCCACGCTCTTCGCGGCGACCGGCTGGCTGCGCGGCCCGCACCAGGCGGCCGGCGCCCTGGACCTGATGCTCGACTGGGGCCAGGTGCGCGAGTTGGCGGGCACCGGGGTGGAGATCGGCGCGCACAGCCACACCCACCCCCAGCTGGACCAGCTCTCCGACACCCGGCTGTGGTTCGAGGTGGCCCACTGCCGGGATCTGCTCACCGCCGAACTCGGCCGTCCGCCCGTGTCGTTCGCCTATCCCTACGGCTACTCCAGCCGCCGGGTGCGCCGGGTGGTGCGCTCCGCCGGGTTCGGGGTGTCCCTGGCGGTGGGCAACGCACTGGCGGCGCGCGGCCAGGGCCCGTACGCACTGCGGCGGGTCACGGTGCGGCGCACCACCGGGATCGAGGAGTTCGAGCGGCTGGTGTCCGGGCGGGCGATCGGCCGCGGCTTCGCCAAGGACCGGGCCCTCACCAAGGGATACGCCATGGTCCGCAGATCCCGTCAGCTCTCACGACAGGTCCTACGGAAGGTGACGTGA
- the ddaH gene encoding dimethylargininase, with the protein MTSRKALVRRPSPRLADGLVTHIDRTPVDAALALRQWEVYVVALRAHGWETVELPPLDDCPDGVFVEDTMVVHRNVAVIARPGAESRRPETATAEEAVTGLGCSLNRIREPGTLEGGDVLKIGDTVYVGRGGRTDGDGVRQLRAALEPLGARVVAVPVSKVLHLKSAVTALPDGTVIGYPPLVDDPDAFDRFLPVPEESGAHVVLLGGGKLLMAASAPRSAELFADLGYEPVPVDISEFEKMEGCVTCLSVRLRELYA; encoded by the coding sequence ATGACCAGCCGCAAAGCCCTCGTCCGACGCCCCAGCCCCCGCCTCGCCGACGGGCTCGTCACCCATATCGACCGCACACCGGTCGATGCCGCGCTGGCGCTGCGGCAGTGGGAGGTCTATGTCGTGGCGCTGCGCGCGCACGGCTGGGAGACGGTGGAGCTGCCGCCGCTGGACGACTGCCCGGACGGGGTGTTCGTCGAGGACACCATGGTCGTCCACCGGAACGTCGCGGTGATCGCCCGCCCCGGAGCCGAGTCCCGCAGGCCCGAGACCGCGACGGCGGAGGAGGCCGTGACCGGGCTCGGCTGCTCGCTCAACCGGATCCGCGAGCCCGGCACGCTGGAGGGCGGCGACGTCCTGAAGATCGGCGACACCGTCTACGTGGGCCGCGGCGGACGCACCGACGGCGACGGCGTCCGCCAGCTGCGCGCCGCGCTGGAGCCGCTGGGCGCGCGGGTGGTGGCCGTACCGGTCAGCAAGGTGCTCCACCTCAAGTCGGCGGTCACCGCGCTGCCGGACGGCACCGTCATCGGCTATCCGCCGCTGGTCGACGACCCGGACGCGTTCGACCGCTTCCTCCCCGTCCCCGAGGAGTCCGGCGCCCATGTGGTGCTGCTCGGCGGCGGCAAGCTGCTGATGGCCGCGAGCGCGCCGCGCAGCGCCGAGCTGTTCGCCGATCTCGGCTATGAGCCGGTGCCGGTGGACATCAGCGAGTTCGAGAAGATGGAGGGCTGTGTGACCTGCCTGTCCGTCCGGCTCCGGGAGCTGTACGCCTGA
- a CDS encoding DUF5925 domain-containing protein: MPTTPAEESLPIRLNVDDSDSPSDVVDALFLGRFATGEQPYARSHSVDRVRSGATLLPPSATVLRAACDDDRSATLAEGDGWTLLISRWNRGADVTVTAVDDALAEKVLHQAVDGAEDEPEPQPENVSMGFWYVSPRRGPHRTSRQISAGTWEEIRGNYTAPVAEAMDGLMKVTPDDIAGRLLLLHGPPGTGKTSALRTLARSWREWCQVDCVLDPERLFTDVGYLMDIAIGEDDGTAKGRWRLLLLEDCDELIRGEAKHTAGQALSRLLNLTDGLLGQGRNVLVGVTTNEDLERLHPAVVRPGRCLARIEVGKLTRTEAVSWLGGEVDDREGVIGRDGATLAELYALRRGTRPPAVPSQPGDANAGLYL; this comes from the coding sequence CTGCCTACGACACCCGCCGAAGAGTCCCTTCCCATCCGGCTGAACGTCGACGACAGCGATTCGCCGTCCGATGTCGTCGACGCGCTCTTCCTGGGGCGCTTCGCGACCGGCGAGCAGCCGTACGCCCGCAGTCACTCCGTCGACCGGGTGCGGTCGGGCGCGACGCTGCTGCCGCCGTCCGCGACCGTGCTGCGCGCGGCCTGCGACGACGACCGCAGCGCGACGCTCGCCGAGGGCGACGGCTGGACCCTGCTGATCTCCCGGTGGAACCGGGGCGCCGATGTGACCGTGACCGCCGTCGACGACGCCCTGGCCGAGAAGGTGCTCCACCAGGCCGTCGACGGCGCGGAGGACGAGCCGGAACCCCAGCCGGAGAACGTGTCGATGGGCTTCTGGTACGTCTCGCCACGCCGCGGGCCGCATCGCACCTCGCGGCAGATCTCGGCCGGGACCTGGGAGGAGATCCGCGGCAACTACACGGCGCCGGTCGCGGAGGCCATGGACGGGCTGATGAAGGTCACCCCGGACGACATCGCCGGCCGCCTCCTGCTGCTGCACGGCCCGCCCGGCACCGGCAAGACCTCGGCGCTGCGCACCCTGGCCCGGTCCTGGCGGGAGTGGTGCCAGGTGGACTGCGTGCTGGACCCGGAGCGGCTCTTCACCGACGTCGGCTATCTGATGGACATCGCGATCGGCGAGGACGACGGCACGGCCAAGGGGCGCTGGCGGCTGCTGCTCCTGGAGGACTGCGACGAGCTGATCCGCGGCGAGGCCAAGCACACCGCGGGGCAGGCGCTGTCCCGGCTGCTGAACCTGACGGACGGTCTGCTCGGCCAGGGGCGCAATGTGCTGGTCGGGGTGACCACCAACGAGGATCTGGAGCGGCTGCATCCGGCGGTGGTCCGCCCCGGCCGGTGTCTGGCCCGGATCGAGGTCGGCAAGCTGACCCGCACGGAGGCGGTGAGCTGGCTCGGCGGGGAGGTCGACGACCGGGAAGGCGTGATCGGCCGGGACGGGGCGACGCTCGCGGAGCTGTACGCACTGCGGCGCGGCACCCGGCCGCCCGCCGTGCCCTCGCAGCCGGGGGACGCGAACGCGGGGCTGTATCTGTGA
- a CDS encoding xylan 1,4-beta-xylosidase: MASMALVATTCSGGPGTGEGRPGSESARGKAGARGPGWGFTHTQYSADQGTERGRKAASALLSRHPMPQNQHIMGWGAGNPEPSPGRYDFADLDRRIALMRKTGTAPVLTLCCAPDWMKGGEPGRTDWSQESLETAPTPEHYEDFAALAGKIARRYPQVRHFIVWNEFKGFYDDGKKRWNYEGYTRLYNLVYRELKKQNPDNQVGGPYVVADSDAPGEADGSAAVSGPWGTLDQRSADAITYWDKHRAGADFVVVDGSSYTREGDRLIPDAFGATRKFRDVTRWLRRTTGLPVWWAEWYVEPADGRDDRAGWSEGRRTAVQATAMIRLAEGGTATAFYWNPETTGKRCPGCLWHPTELDDGGRELPMMKLLGRFAREFPPGTAFRSVDIAADDRPGVQVLADDDAVLVVNTLDRPIKAKVDGRSFGMGGYGVRWLTR; encoded by the coding sequence ATGGCCAGCATGGCACTGGTGGCGACCACCTGCTCCGGCGGGCCCGGCACGGGCGAGGGGCGGCCCGGATCGGAGTCGGCGCGCGGGAAGGCCGGCGCCAGGGGCCCGGGCTGGGGATTCACCCATACCCAGTACAGCGCCGACCAGGGCACGGAGCGCGGCCGCAAGGCCGCGAGCGCGCTGCTGTCGCGCCACCCGATGCCGCAGAACCAGCACATCATGGGCTGGGGCGCGGGCAACCCCGAGCCGTCCCCGGGCCGCTACGACTTCGCCGACCTCGACCGCCGCATCGCCCTGATGCGCAAGACCGGCACCGCGCCCGTGCTCACCCTGTGCTGTGCGCCCGACTGGATGAAGGGCGGCGAGCCGGGACGTACGGACTGGTCGCAGGAGTCCCTGGAGACCGCGCCCACCCCCGAGCACTACGAGGACTTCGCCGCGCTCGCCGGGAAGATCGCCCGGCGCTATCCGCAGGTGCGCCACTTCATCGTGTGGAACGAGTTCAAGGGCTTCTACGACGACGGCAAGAAGCGCTGGAACTACGAGGGCTACACCCGGCTCTACAACCTGGTCTACCGGGAGCTGAAGAAGCAGAACCCCGACAACCAGGTCGGCGGCCCGTATGTGGTCGCCGACAGCGACGCCCCGGGCGAGGCCGACGGCTCCGCCGCGGTCAGCGGCCCCTGGGGCACCCTCGACCAGCGGTCCGCCGACGCGATCACGTACTGGGACAAGCACAGGGCGGGCGCGGACTTCGTCGTCGTGGACGGCTCCAGCTACACCCGCGAGGGCGACCGGCTCATCCCGGACGCCTTCGGGGCCACCCGGAAGTTCCGGGACGTCACCCGCTGGCTGCGAAGGACCACCGGGCTGCCGGTGTGGTGGGCCGAGTGGTACGTCGAACCGGCCGACGGGCGCGACGACCGGGCGGGCTGGAGCGAGGGCCGCCGCACCGCCGTCCAGGCCACCGCGATGATCCGGCTCGCCGAGGGCGGCACCGCCACGGCCTTCTACTGGAACCCGGAGACCACGGGCAAGCGGTGCCCCGGCTGTCTGTGGCACCCCACCGAACTGGACGACGGCGGCCGTGAGCTGCCCATGATGAAGCTGCTCGGCCGCTTCGCCCGGGAGTTCCCGCCCGGCACCGCCTTCCGCTCCGTGGACATCGCCGCCGACGACCGGCCAGGCGTCCAGGTGCTCGCCGACGATGACGCGGTGCTGGTCGTCAACACCCTGGACCGGCCGATCAAGGCGAAGGTCGACGGCCGGTCGTTCGGGATGGGCGGATACGGGGTGCGCTGGCTCACGCGGTGA